CGGAGCCGACCGACAGGAGCTGGTCGGCGACGCCGGCCAGCAGCGACCCGAGCGTGACGACGCCGAACCCGGTCGCGAGGTAGGCCAGCCCCTCGGATCGGGTCCGCAGGGCGGCCCGCGCGGCGAGGGCGGTAACGAGGCCGCCGAGCAGCAGCGTCGCGGTCTTGAAGCCGATGGCGACGGGTGGAATGGAGTCGATCACACTTCTTCGCTGACCTCCTGCCAGAGCCGGGCGAGTCGTTCGTCGGGCGATTCCCGCTCGCGGAGGACCTCGACGTCGAAGGGCCGCTCGTCTTCGACCGCGACCCAGAC
This genomic interval from Halomicrobium urmianum contains the following:
- a CDS encoding DUF7521 family protein, producing the protein MIDSIPPVAIGFKTATLLLGGLVTALAARAALRTRSEGLAYLATGFGVVTLGSLLAGVADQLLSVGSGTALVVETALTAVGFAVIAYSLLVTAGREPTR